In Papaver somniferum cultivar HN1 chromosome 1, ASM357369v1, whole genome shotgun sequence, a genomic segment contains:
- the LOC113298485 gene encoding uncharacterized protein LOC113298485 isoform X2 — MPIGCNEKNFFLWKNSLCRDFTINSLFYDPFVDTIYDYANGIDDLISCKVRTVIPAKISFEEDCARMLRGLRIAARLGLSFSKETEIAIQDHLSSIKNLNKTRLMLEMNYMFSYGAAESSLCLLRRFKLLDIILPFHAAYLVQESPGQSAQSSLMLMKLFSCMDKLLACDRPSGCFLWVALLSFHLALVNNPQKALVIWAFSAVLYHGNWRKAVKFARESAQLHVQFVPEISDVCGTMTDEELTEDVISLASKVRSSIGALTDADKLESVIQNYPFASPCLASQVRSSIGALTDTDKLESVVQDDPSASPDLGGASNLVFISKAVGQNVGELFRVFEQNLEKYANERKSFEIDYGLLAMGNIKETRFLLGKVIMDAMSSGVFPKQQEVVVQEQQGVATGNHHVPFSSSEKQHRDVKRKTISPKIKNLEQQHDESEKEINGSKRVSILGKRKVVAEKRNGEFSELANLKTRIEPENKGNPAELANLGEVVQERQEVANEKINGSERVLELRKRASKLWKSKVVTKKIKDKVEELPNHLKRQNEGECQGSESSPEQKKVVERKSNCDQSISNLKEQEVAGKEKSHKPLSSLFL; from the exons ATGCCAATTGGTTGTAACGAAAAGAACTTTTTCCTCTGGAAGAATTCTTTGTGCCGGGACTTCACTATTAACAG TTTATTCTACGATCCTTTTGTAGATACAATCTATGATTACGCTAATGGAATCGACGATCTTATCTCGTGCAAG GTGCGAACAGTCATCCCAGCTAAAATTTCTTTTGAAGAGGATTGTG CGAGAATGTTACGTGGCTTGCGAATTGCAGCTCGTCTTGGCTTATCATTTTCCAAGGAAACAGAAATTGCAATACAAGATCATTTGTCGTCGATAAAGAATTTGAACAAG ACAAGGCTAATGTTGGAAATGAACTATATGTTTTCCTATGGAGCCGCTGAATCCTCTCTCTGTTTACTCAGGAGATTCAAACTTCTGGACATCATTCTTCCATTCCAT GCGGCATACCTAGTTCAAGAGTCCCCTGGTCAATCTGCTCAAAGCTCTCTTATGCTGATG AAATTATTTTCTTGTATGGATAAGTTACTTGCCTGTGATCGACCCTCTGGATGCTTCTTGTG GGTTGCCCTGCTGTCGTTTCACCTAGCACTTGTAAATAACCCTCAGAAGGCTCTTGTTATTTGGGCTTTCTCAGCTGTCTTGTATCATGGTAATTGGAGGAAAGCTGTCAAATTTGCAAGAGAAAGTGCCCAATTGCATGTTCAGTTTGTCCCTGAGATTTCAGATGTCTGTGGTACCATGACCGATGAAGAACTTACAGAAGATGTCATTAGTTTAGCCTCCAAAGTTAGATCTTCTATTGGTGCTTTAACCGATGCAGATAAACTGGAGTCAGTGATTCAAAAttatcctttcgcatctccttgttTAGCCTCCCAAGTTAGATCTTCTATTGGTGCTTTAACCGACACAGATAAACTGGAGTCAGTGGTTCAAGATGATCCTTCCGCATCTCCTGATCTGGGAGGTGCTTCCAATCTG GTATTTATTTCGAAGGCAGTTGGCCAGAATGTGGGCGAGCTTTTTCGTGTCTTCGAACAAAATCTTGAGAAATACGCCAATGAAAGGAAAAGTTTTGAAATTGACTATGGATTGCTTGCGATGGGTAATAttaaagagacaagatttttgcTAGGTAAAGTCATCATGGATGCAATGAGCAGCGGGGTCTTCCCGAAACAACAGGAGGTGGTCGTACAAGAACAACAAGGTGTGGCCACTGGAAATCATCATGTACCATTCTCTTCTTCTGAAAAGCAGCACAGGGATGTTAAGAGAAAAACGATTTCACCAAAGATAAAAAATCTTGAACAACAGCACGATGAAAGCGAAAAGGAAATCAATGGCTCTAAACGAGTTTCGATACTTGGGAAAAGGAAGGTGGTGGCTGAGAAAAGAAATGGCGAGTTCTCGGAACTGGCTAACTTAAAAACACGGATTGAGCCAGAAAATAAGGGTAACCCTGCAGAATTGGCCAACCTAGGTGAAGTCGTCCAAGAACGGCAAGAGGTTGCAAATGAGAAAATCAATGGCTCTGAACGAGTTTTGGAGCTTCGGAAAAGAGCTTCGAAGCTTTGGAAAAGCAAGGTGGTGACCAAGAAAATAAAGGATAAGGTCGAGGAACTGCCTAATCATTTAAAGCGTCAGAATGAGGGTGAATGCCAAGGATCAGAGTCTAGCCCAGAACAAAAGAAGGTGGTAGAGAGAAAGAGTAATtgtgatcaatcaatttcaaatcTGAAAGAACAGGAGGTGGCAGGAAAGGAGAAAAGCCATAAACCTCTGTCAAGTCTGTTCCTGTAA
- the LOC113298485 gene encoding uncharacterized protein LOC113298485 isoform X1, with product MSISTRTRRFVSDSSILSHLQTLIFISQRSNHTLAGNGQKSHLHHEAGFDPAALASSVDMRAWKAVNSRCFRIYNHMIPRSSWTVLKILKHNGYDAYLVGGCVRDLILKRIPKDFDIITTADLKQIKKQFHRCQVVGRRFPICRVFIQGSVIEVSSFGTVAKHDEGKQTANFSQMPIGCNEKNFFLWKNSLCRDFTINSLFYDPFVDTIYDYANGIDDLISCKVRTVIPAKISFEEDCARMLRGLRIAARLGLSFSKETEIAIQDHLSSIKNLNKTRLMLEMNYMFSYGAAESSLCLLRRFKLLDIILPFHAAYLVQESPGQSAQSSLMLMKLFSCMDKLLACDRPSGCFLWVALLSFHLALVNNPQKALVIWAFSAVLYHGNWRKAVKFARESAQLHVQFVPEISDVCGTMTDEELTEDVISLASKVRSSIGALTDADKLESVIQNYPFASPCLASQVRSSIGALTDTDKLESVVQDDPSASPDLGGASNLVFISKAVGQNVGELFRVFEQNLEKYANERKSFEIDYGLLAMGNIKETRFLLGKVIMDAMSSGVFPKQQEVVVQEQQGVATGNHHVPFSSSEKQHRDVKRKTISPKIKNLEQQHDESEKEINGSKRVSILGKRKVVAEKRNGEFSELANLKTRIEPENKGNPAELANLGEVVQERQEVANEKINGSERVLELRKRASKLWKSKVVTKKIKDKVEELPNHLKRQNEGECQGSESSPEQKKVVERKSNCDQSISNLKEQEVAGKEKSHKPLSSLFL from the exons ATGTCGATATCCACAAGAACCAGACGCTTCGTCTCTGATTCTTCTATTCTATCTCATCtccaaacccttattttcatTTCACAG AGGTCGAATCATACTTTAGCTGGAAATGGTCAAAAATCCCACCTTCATCACGAAGCTGGTTTTGATCCTGCAGCCCTAGCAA GCAGCGTGGACATGAGAGCATGGAAGGCAGTTAATTCCAGATGTTTCCGCATATATAATCATATGATTCCACGGTCTTCGTGGACAGTTCTGAAAATTCTCAAACATAATG GTTATGATGCCTATCTTGTTGGTGGATGCGTGAGGGATTTAATCTTAAAGAGAATACCTAAGGATTTTGATATCATTACAACTGCTGATCTTAAACAG ATCAAAAAGCAATTTCATCGCTGTCAGGTTGTGGGGAGGCGATTTCCGATATGTCGGGTTTTCATTCAAGGTTCTGTTATTGAG GTATCCAGCTTTGGCACAGTTGCCAAACACGATGAAGGAAAGCAAACAGCTAATTTTTCCCAAATGCCAATTGGTTGTAACGAAAAGAACTTTTTCCTCTGGAAGAATTCTTTGTGCCGGGACTTCACTATTAACAG TTTATTCTACGATCCTTTTGTAGATACAATCTATGATTACGCTAATGGAATCGACGATCTTATCTCGTGCAAG GTGCGAACAGTCATCCCAGCTAAAATTTCTTTTGAAGAGGATTGTG CGAGAATGTTACGTGGCTTGCGAATTGCAGCTCGTCTTGGCTTATCATTTTCCAAGGAAACAGAAATTGCAATACAAGATCATTTGTCGTCGATAAAGAATTTGAACAAG ACAAGGCTAATGTTGGAAATGAACTATATGTTTTCCTATGGAGCCGCTGAATCCTCTCTCTGTTTACTCAGGAGATTCAAACTTCTGGACATCATTCTTCCATTCCAT GCGGCATACCTAGTTCAAGAGTCCCCTGGTCAATCTGCTCAAAGCTCTCTTATGCTGATG AAATTATTTTCTTGTATGGATAAGTTACTTGCCTGTGATCGACCCTCTGGATGCTTCTTGTG GGTTGCCCTGCTGTCGTTTCACCTAGCACTTGTAAATAACCCTCAGAAGGCTCTTGTTATTTGGGCTTTCTCAGCTGTCTTGTATCATGGTAATTGGAGGAAAGCTGTCAAATTTGCAAGAGAAAGTGCCCAATTGCATGTTCAGTTTGTCCCTGAGATTTCAGATGTCTGTGGTACCATGACCGATGAAGAACTTACAGAAGATGTCATTAGTTTAGCCTCCAAAGTTAGATCTTCTATTGGTGCTTTAACCGATGCAGATAAACTGGAGTCAGTGATTCAAAAttatcctttcgcatctccttgttTAGCCTCCCAAGTTAGATCTTCTATTGGTGCTTTAACCGACACAGATAAACTGGAGTCAGTGGTTCAAGATGATCCTTCCGCATCTCCTGATCTGGGAGGTGCTTCCAATCTG GTATTTATTTCGAAGGCAGTTGGCCAGAATGTGGGCGAGCTTTTTCGTGTCTTCGAACAAAATCTTGAGAAATACGCCAATGAAAGGAAAAGTTTTGAAATTGACTATGGATTGCTTGCGATGGGTAATAttaaagagacaagatttttgcTAGGTAAAGTCATCATGGATGCAATGAGCAGCGGGGTCTTCCCGAAACAACAGGAGGTGGTCGTACAAGAACAACAAGGTGTGGCCACTGGAAATCATCATGTACCATTCTCTTCTTCTGAAAAGCAGCACAGGGATGTTAAGAGAAAAACGATTTCACCAAAGATAAAAAATCTTGAACAACAGCACGATGAAAGCGAAAAGGAAATCAATGGCTCTAAACGAGTTTCGATACTTGGGAAAAGGAAGGTGGTGGCTGAGAAAAGAAATGGCGAGTTCTCGGAACTGGCTAACTTAAAAACACGGATTGAGCCAGAAAATAAGGGTAACCCTGCAGAATTGGCCAACCTAGGTGAAGTCGTCCAAGAACGGCAAGAGGTTGCAAATGAGAAAATCAATGGCTCTGAACGAGTTTTGGAGCTTCGGAAAAGAGCTTCGAAGCTTTGGAAAAGCAAGGTGGTGACCAAGAAAATAAAGGATAAGGTCGAGGAACTGCCTAATCATTTAAAGCGTCAGAATGAGGGTGAATGCCAAGGATCAGAGTCTAGCCCAGAACAAAAGAAGGTGGTAGAGAGAAAGAGTAATtgtgatcaatcaatttcaaatcTGAAAGAACAGGAGGTGGCAGGAAAGGAGAAAAGCCATAAACCTCTGTCAAGTCTGTTCCTGTAA
- the LOC113332344 gene encoding protein ecdysoneless homolog, with the protein MHQVRVRVPVSIAKVLKYEPCLISLAVESFYDRDVDSMKYAAKMEKFVSGGTSEEIVRVSIRMSRAMYAQLVQQTFQAPKCYPMPSRNDTSVYVEAELGMKIACGFEMMYQQRHHENLDAKGTSTWEAFKESLESIGYFKQLLPGSEEYRRLMENAQEYYSNSSSFSGASEMMSAPVRRIDEIFALPHSSEEFKGLDLPPSDSDAWLYDGEDELKLAMVEREKELELYKLKQNKSQKEKEYKDADCSTENGVNNSDIGDIVNSMQSFVQKVSSYEGAEVPTNRNSDMVDLDVDRFMKDVESVMGRFGGRNDADLEGGSSSDMESDESDDGSDLSEGDDTENTFMGTYSDALNEEPKSTTMKKSFVRANAQPSKTNNEGSSLSNVEMEVEDEELTPVDVDVNLVKSLLDSFSSQQGLPGPASNLLGLMGLQLPQPADDAATHAASKKVAK; encoded by the coding sequence ATGCATCAAGTTAGGGTCAGGGTTCCTGTTTCTATAGCCAAGGTGTTGAAATATGAACCCTGTTTGATTTCTCTAGCGGTAGAGAGCTTTtatgatagagatgttgattcAATGAAATATGCTGCTAAAATGGAGAAATTTGTAAGTGGTGGAACTAGTgaagagattgttagggtttctATTAGAATGTCAAGGGCAATGTATGCACAATTAGTCCAACAAACTTTTCAAGCACCCAAATGTTATCCAATGCCGTCTAGGAATGATACTTCTGTTTATGTTGAAGCTGAACTGGGTATGAAAATAGCATGTGGGTTTGAAATGATGTATCAACAAAGACACCATGAAAATTTGGATGCTAAGGGAACTAGTACCTGGGAAGCTTTTAAAGAGAGCTTGGAGAGTATTGGGTATTTTAAACAACTACTTCCTGGATCAGAAGAATATCGTCGACTCATGGAAAATGCTCAAGAATATTATAGTAACAGTTCTTCCTTTTCTGGGGCAAGTGAAATGATGAGTGCTCCAGTTAGACGTATTGACGAAATTTTTGCTCTGCCACACTCCTCTGAAGAATTCAAGGGTCTTGATCTTCCTCCTTCAGATAGCGATGCTTGGCTTTACGATGGTGAAGATGAGTTAAAGTTGGCCATggtagagagagagaaagagttgGAACTCTACAAACTAAAGCAAAACaagagtcaaaaggaaaaagaatacaAGGATGCGGATTGTTCTACTGAAAATGGCGTAAATAACTCTGATATTGGTGATATTGTAAATTCAATGCAATCATTTGTCCAAAAGGTTTCAAGCTATGAGGGTGCAGAGGTCCCTACAAATAGGAACTCAGACATGGTGGATCTTGATGTAGATCGCTTTATGAAAGACGTTGAATCTGTAATGGGTAGATTTGGCGGCCGTAATGATGCTGATCTTGAAGGAGGATCTTCTTCAGATATGGAGTCTGATGAATCAGATGATGGGAGTGATCTTTCAGAAGGTGACGATACAGAGAATACTTTTATGGGCACTTACTCTGATGCCCTAAATGAGGAACCAAAGTCTACTACTATGAAGAAAAGTTTTGTCCGTGCAAATGCACAACCATCTAAAACAAATAATGAGGGATCATCATTGTCAAATGTGGAAATGGAAGTGGAGGATGAGGAGTTGACACCAGTTGATGTTGATGTAAACTTAGTGAAGAGCCTCCTTGATTCTTTCTCTTCTCAACAAGGTCTTCCTGGACCTGCTTCCAACTTGCTTGGTCTCATGGGTTTACAACTCCCTCAACCTGCAGATGATGCTGCTACTCATGCTGCAAGCAAGAAGGTTGCTAAATGA
- the LOC113298476 gene encoding U-box domain-containing protein 15-like encodes MEGQILIPPPPPPGGGGGESKERNLSNGSSNGGGGGGGRLSNEEITVVQEMIDLIEAVGLYGDYRRSQRKDSYNLVRRMKLLIPLLEEIKEIENPIPEDALNCLSNLKKSLVCAKKLLTTCNEGSKIYLAFDSEGIMVRFHGCYDKISVALDEIPFDELNVSDEVKEQVELMRTQLKRAKRRTDTQDIELAMDMMVVFSKKDDRNADSAILERLAKKLELHTLPDLRAETVAVRKLVKERNGQQAESTQQIIDLLGKFKQVAGLEETDDVLADVPMPKTLEKCQSLAIPNEFLCPITLEIMTDPVIVASGQTYERESINKWFESNHRTCPATRQNLPHLSVAPNFALRNLILQWCEKNNFQLPKKEASADVDETTSEQQEEIVALVQNLSSTQLDDQRRAAKKIRMLSKENPENRVMIANAGGIPPLVQLLSYPDSKIQEHTVTALLNLSLDDSNKRTIATEGAIPAIIEVLQNGKIGARENSAACLFSLSMLDENKVAIGSMNGIPPLVDLLQHGTIRGKKDAATALFNLSLNQVNKARAIKAGALKPLLQLLVDKNLGMVDEALSILLLLVSHPEGRSEIGKLSFIETLVDFIRDGTPKNKECAVSVLLELGLSNSSFVLAALQYGVYEHLTELARSGTNRAQRKANSLLQHMSKCEHIP; translated from the exons ATGGAAGGACAAATTTTGATTCCACCACCTCCTCCAccgggaggaggaggaggagaaagtAAGGAAAGAAATTTATcaaatggatcatcaaatggaggaggcggaggaggaggaagattaTCAAATGAAGAAATTACTGTTGTTCAAGaaatgattgatttgattgaggcTGTTGGATTATACGGTGATTATCGAAGATCACAGAGGAAAGATTCCTATAATTTAGTTAGAAGAATGAAACTATTAATACCACTTTTAGAAGAGATTAAAGAGATTGAAAATCCAATTCCTGAAGATGCATTGAATTGTTTGAGTAATTTGAAAAAATCACTTGTTTGTGCTAAAAAATTGCTCACGACTTGTAACGAAGGCAGCAAAATTTACCTG GCATTTGATAGTGAAGGAATAATGGTGAGGTTTCATGGGTGTTATGATAAAATCAGCGTGGCTTTGGATGAAATTCCTTTTGATGAGCTCAATGTCTCGGATGAAGTAAAGGAGCAG GTGGAGTTGATGCGAACGCAGCTTAAAAGAGCAAAGAGACGGACGGATACCCAAGATATAGAACTTGCAATGGATATGATGGTTGTGTTTTCAAAAAAGGACGATCGTAATGCAGACAGTGCTATACTTGAAAGACTAGCAAAGAAGTTGGAGCTACATACATTGCCGGACTTGAGGGCGGAAACTGTAGCTGTCAGGAAACTAGTCAAGGAAAGGAATGGGCAACAGGCAGAGAGTACTCAGCAGATTATAGATCTTCTTGGCAAATTTAAACAGGTTGCTGGACTTGAAGAAACAGATGATGTCCTTGCTGATGTTCCTATGCCGAAAACTCTTGAGAAGTGCCAGTCTTTGGCAATTCCTAACGAGTTCTTGTGCCCTATCACATTAGAAATCATGACAGATCCTGTCATTGTTGCATCAGGACAG ACTTACGAGAGGGAAAGCATAAATAAGTGGTTTGAGTCTAACCATAGAACCTGCCCGGCGACAAGGCAGAATCTGCCTCACTTATCTGTGGCTCCAAATTTTGCTCTCCGCAACCTAATTCTTCAATGGTGTGAGAAAAACAATTTCCAACTGCCAAAAAAGGAGGCTAGTGCAGATGTCGATGAAACTACGTCTGAGCAGCAGGAGGAAATCGTTGCCTTGGTTCAAAACCTTTCTTCCACGCAGTTGGATGACCAGAGACGCGCTGCAAAAAAGATCCGTATGCTCTCGAAAGAGAACCCCGAGAACAGGGTTATGATTGCCAATGCTGGAGGAATCCCCCCTCTGGTTCAACTCTTATCTTATCCAGACTCTAAGATCCAAGAGCATACTGTAACAGCTCTATTAAATTTGTCGCTTGATGATTCAAACAAGAGAACTATAGCTACAGAAGGAGCAATTCCAGCTATAATTGAAGTGTTGCAAAATGGTAAAATTGGAGCTAGAGAGAATTCTGCAGCTTGTTTATTCAGTCTGTCCATGCTCGACGAGAATAAAGTTGCAATTGGGTCCATGAATGGAATTCCACCCTTGGTAGATCTATTACAGCATGGAACAATCAGAGGTAAAAAAGATGCTGCAACAGCGCTCTTTAACCTCTCTCTTAACCAAGTAAACAAGGCTAGGGCAATCAAAGCAGGTGCTCTTAAACCGTTACTTCAGTTACTTGTAGATAAGAACTTGGGCATGGTGGACGAAGCTCTCTCCATTTTGTTACTCCTCGTATCACACCCTGAAGGCAGAAGTGAAATTGGGAAGCTCTCCTTCATTGAAACTCTAGTTGACTTCATCAGAGACGGAACTCCCAAGAACAAGGAATGTGCAGTATCCGTTCTTCTAGAGTTGGGATTGAGTAATTCATCTTTTGTTTTGGCTGCACTTCAGTATGGTGTATATGAGCACTTAACGGAGCTTGCGAGGAGTGGAACAAACAGAGCTCAAAGAAAAGCAAACTCTTTATTACAGCATATGAGCAAGTGTGAACACATTCCCTGA